A genomic window from Sphingobacterium spiritivorum includes:
- a CDS encoding helix-turn-helix domain-containing protein, with protein sequence MKRIRFALLFLIVLYIAIPLRAQQNAAFDSVYNKVYGAMIASDVRKANFLADSLLSIAHKGEEQIKSLMLLANIKHSTGDFTAALVNAIRAQQIAKDFDYLEWTVRTSGFIATTFRNVGLVEEGRKHLAEAEKANKRLKGKEGYDLTSANIYQERAFYYLENKKYKEAIKELENGMQHLKQIPSSPRAIIVHATNDQLLGICYLEINDLQKAREYLNSSLQKLGEQESNLRPYIFRAMGEVEMRLKQYAKAYSYFKQAEAYIASSERAEMKSLVYESFATYYKVTNDQAKAVEYSERYMEEIRKKNDLTLKISNQLIKEFYSTQHTESRNKKYLILLSVFLFIVTSVSVIFYIWNRKMQNMRYNHILRDVQQFGLRGNRSGAVQPAKAESRDLRITKETEERILTELIQLEEQSYFVNKEISLSAVATRLNTNTNYLSYIINTYRGKDFSHYINEYRVRHIIQRLQEEPKLRHCKLSHIADLAGFSSHSKFSAVFKVVTGISPSVLISRLREESK encoded by the coding sequence GTGAAAAGAATAAGATTTGCCTTACTGTTCCTTATCGTATTGTACATAGCAATACCTCTTCGGGCTCAGCAAAATGCTGCTTTCGATAGTGTGTACAATAAAGTTTACGGTGCAATGATCGCTTCGGATGTAAGGAAAGCAAATTTTCTTGCTGATTCGCTGCTGTCCATAGCTCATAAAGGTGAAGAACAGATCAAGTCACTGATGCTTCTGGCCAATATCAAACATAGTACGGGAGATTTTACAGCAGCCTTGGTTAATGCCATTCGTGCGCAACAAATAGCAAAAGATTTCGATTATCTGGAATGGACGGTACGCACTTCGGGATTTATAGCTACCACTTTTCGTAATGTAGGCTTAGTAGAAGAAGGACGTAAACACCTCGCAGAAGCAGAAAAGGCAAATAAAAGACTCAAAGGAAAAGAAGGGTATGATCTTACCTCAGCCAATATTTATCAGGAGAGAGCTTTCTATTATCTGGAGAATAAAAAATACAAAGAAGCAATAAAGGAACTGGAAAACGGGATGCAGCATCTGAAACAAATCCCCTCCAGTCCGAGAGCAATAATAGTGCATGCTACAAATGATCAGTTATTGGGAATCTGTTACCTGGAAATCAATGATCTGCAAAAAGCCAGAGAATATCTCAATTCTTCCTTGCAGAAGTTGGGGGAGCAGGAAAGCAATCTTCGCCCTTATATCTTCAGAGCAATGGGAGAGGTGGAAATGAGACTGAAGCAATATGCTAAAGCCTATTCTTATTTTAAACAGGCGGAAGCTTACATAGCTTCATCGGAGAGAGCTGAGATGAAAAGTCTTGTATATGAAAGTTTTGCGACCTACTATAAAGTTACAAATGATCAGGCCAAAGCAGTGGAGTATAGCGAACGCTATATGGAAGAAATCAGGAAAAAAAACGATCTGACATTAAAGATCTCTAATCAGCTGATCAAAGAATTTTACAGCACACAACACACTGAATCCCGGAATAAAAAATACCTGATCCTGCTGTCTGTTTTTCTGTTTATTGTGACCTCCGTAAGTGTAATATTTTACATATGGAACAGAAAGATGCAAAATATGAGATATAATCATATTCTCCGTGATGTACAGCAGTTTGGACTAAGAGGTAACCGGTCCGGGGCCGTACAGCCTGCAAAAGCAGAAAGCAGAGACCTCAGAATTACCAAAGAAACAGAAGAGCGTATACTAACTGAGCTCATACAACTGGAGGAGCAGTCATATTTTGTTAATAAAGAAATATCCCTTTCAGCGGTAGCAACCCGACTCAATACCAATACCAATTATCTTTCATACATCATCAATACCTACAGAGGAAAAGACTTTTCTCATTATATCAACGAATACAGAGTACGTCATATCATTCAAAGACTGCAGGAAGAACCAAAATTAAGACATTGCAAACTTTCGCATATCGCTGATCTGGCAGGTTTTTCTTCACACAGTAAATTTTCCGCAGTATTTAAAGTGGTAACAGGAATCTCTCCCTCTGTTCTGATCTCTCGCTTACGGGAAGAATCAAAATAA